In the genome of Spirochaetia bacterium, one region contains:
- a CDS encoding CBS and ACT domain-containing protein, with amino-acid sequence MIIERRMTRNPVTATPDMSIADASALMKHEKVHRLPVLDEEKHLIGIISEKDILYATPSPASSLSIHEMAYLLSRLTVGKLMTKDVVTITKDVTVEEAAKMMVDQDLSCLPVIENGKLIGIITKSDMFKILLELFGARHYGIRISFLVEDKIGTIARISAALAKENINIITLGTFMGTDPSNAICTLKVQGASEAKVLQIIEPLVSEILDAQEV; translated from the coding sequence ATGATCATAGAACGTAGAATGACCCGCAATCCCGTAACAGCAACTCCTGATATGTCCATTGCCGATGCTTCAGCTCTTATGAAACATGAAAAGGTACATAGGCTTCCTGTCTTGGACGAGGAAAAACACCTGATAGGCATTATTTCTGAAAAAGATATCCTGTATGCTACCCCTTCTCCTGCCAGTTCCTTGTCTATTCATGAAATGGCATACTTGCTCAGCCGGTTGACCGTAGGAAAGCTGATGACTAAGGATGTGGTAACCATTACCAAGGATGTTACTGTCGAAGAAGCTGCCAAGATGATGGTAGACCAGGATCTTTCCTGTCTGCCTGTCATAGAAAATGGAAAACTTATCGGTATCATTACAAAGAGTGATATGTTCAAGATATTGCTTGAATTGTTCGGTGCCCGTCATTATGGAATCAGGATATCATTTCTTGTCGAAGATAAGATCGGAACCATTGCACGTATTTCTGCAGCTTTGGCAAAGGAAAACATCAACATCATTACCTTGGGGACTTTTATGGGTACTGATCCTTCCAATGCTATCTGTACGCTCAAGGTCCAAGGGGCAAGTGAGGCAAAGGTACTTCAGATCATTGAGCCATTGGTATCTGAGATTCTTGATGCCCAGGAGGTCTGA
- a CDS encoding ABC transporter ATP-binding protein, whose translation MSDLLTIEGIGVSYGNIKALSSVSMHVAKGDIVSLIGANGAGKSTLLKAIVGLEPLGDGTITYDGQVICSQHRKTSLPTELIAGKGISLVPEGRRVFTEMTVEENLDMGAFLIRDDKQIREKKEEMFDFFPILGERRKQKTQSLSGGEQQMMAIARAMMSSPRLLLLDEPGLGLAPLIIQDIFEKIRYINETEKVTIFLVEQNAKIALKASTSGYVMENGRIVLEGPSQELLDNKTVQQAYLGG comes from the coding sequence ATGAGTGATCTTTTGACTATTGAAGGTATCGGTGTCTCATATGGCAATATCAAAGCTCTCTCCAGTGTTTCCATGCATGTTGCAAAAGGTGATATAGTTTCACTTATAGGAGCCAATGGGGCAGGTAAATCCACATTGCTGAAAGCAATCGTCGGCTTGGAACCATTAGGGGACGGTACTATAACCTATGATGGACAGGTCATCTGTTCCCAGCATAGGAAAACCAGCTTGCCTACTGAACTTATTGCAGGCAAGGGTATATCTTTGGTTCCTGAAGGGCGTCGGGTATTTACGGAAATGACAGTTGAGGAAAACCTTGATATGGGAGCTTTCCTGATCCGTGATGACAAGCAGATACGTGAGAAAAAGGAAGAAATGTTTGACTTTTTCCCAATCCTTGGCGAACGTCGCAAACAGAAGACCCAGTCCTTGAGCGGGGGTGAACAGCAGATGATGGCAATAGCGAGGGCAATGATGAGTTCTCCTCGGTTGCTCCTGCTTGATGAACCAGGACTTGGACTTGCTCCTCTTATCATCCAGGATATATTTGAAAAGATAAGGTATATCAACGAGACAGAAAAGGTCACGATATTCTTGGTCGAACAGAATGCTAAGATTGCACTCAAGGCGTCAACAAGCGGTTATGTCATGGAAAACGGAAGGATAGTCCTTGAAGGACCTTCCCAGGAACTGCTTGATAACAAAACGGTCCAGCAGGCATATCTGGGTGGCTGA
- the cdd gene encoding cytidine deaminase codes for MIKAILFDVDGVLVDSEPLMKDVAVSVFKEFGIDMDPAVYSTYIGVGDRLFINGIAGLCGKDVDFAAVKKRLYEFYCEVASRANPIGGVKQFITAARGAGLKFAVATSAPRIKLQMNLATLGYTEDDFDFIVTGDKVKRTKPAPDIYQLAGLGLGFPLEECLVIEDSTKGVEAGKRAGATVMAITSSFKSIDLSGAGADFILDDYTGFPPFTDLESFNDALVELRSKGGEKKVFGAVANEVLGGSDKLVGAAIKVAYTTRDNAYAAYSHFKVGAAIISSKTNRIYGGCNVENGSYGATICAERGALMKMISEEGASGISHLVVVSQDNPPAPPCAICLQMLCEFCRHDTKIHLCDTTFVETGKGAHEVYDFRDLLPHPFVLTKPQ; via the coding sequence GTGATCAAGGCAATTTTATTTGATGTTGACGGTGTGTTGGTGGACAGTGAACCCCTGATGAAAGATGTGGCTGTGTCAGTATTCAAAGAATTTGGCATAGATATGGATCCTGCTGTGTATTCTACGTATATCGGGGTAGGTGACCGCCTGTTTATCAATGGTATCGCCGGCCTATGCGGCAAGGATGTTGACTTTGCTGCAGTCAAGAAAAGGTTGTATGAGTTTTATTGTGAAGTAGCTTCAAGGGCCAATCCCATAGGGGGTGTCAAGCAGTTTATAACTGCTGCCCGTGGTGCGGGTTTGAAATTTGCAGTGGCAACAAGTGCTCCCCGGATAAAACTGCAGATGAATCTAGCTACCTTGGGATATACAGAGGATGATTTTGACTTTATTGTAACCGGAGACAAGGTCAAGCGTACAAAACCTGCTCCTGATATCTATCAGCTTGCCGGCTTGGGCTTGGGGTTCCCTCTCGAAGAATGTCTGGTCATCGAGGACAGCACCAAAGGGGTAGAAGCTGGCAAACGTGCCGGAGCCACCGTCATGGCTATTACCAGTTCGTTCAAGTCCATTGACTTGTCTGGGGCCGGTGCTGATTTCATTCTGGATGATTACACCGGATTCCCTCCTTTTACCGACCTTGAGAGTTTCAATGATGCATTGGTGGAACTGAGGAGCAAGGGTGGAGAAAAAAAGGTATTCGGCGCAGTGGCAAACGAAGTCCTTGGCGGTTCCGACAAACTTGTTGGGGCAGCAATCAAAGTGGCCTATACCACTAGGGACAATGCATATGCTGCATACTCACATTTTAAAGTAGGGGCTGCTATCATAAGTAGCAAGACGAACAGGATATACGGTGGCTGCAATGTTGAGAACGGTAGTTACGGAGCAACAATCTGTGCGGAAAGAGGTGCACTTATGAAGATGATAAGTGAGGAAGGTGCATCTGGAATCTCGCATTTGGTAGTTGTCAGCCAAGATAATCCGCCGGCACCTCCGTGTGCAATCTGTCTGCAGATGCTCTGTGAATTCTGCCGGCATGATACCAAAATACATCTATGTGACACTACTTTTGTCGAGACAGGCAAGGGAGCCCATGAAGTCTATGATTTCAGGGATTTGCTGCCACACCCGTTTGTGCTTACAAAACCGCAGTAG
- the infA gene encoding translation initiation factor IF-1, giving the protein MEGYVAKEEAIEVEGLVREALPNTMFRVELQNNHVILAHLSGKMRKHYIRIVPGDTVRVALSPYDLTKGRIIYREH; this is encoded by the coding sequence ATGGAGGGCTATGTGGCCAAAGAAGAAGCAATAGAAGTAGAAGGGCTAGTACGTGAAGCACTTCCCAACACCATGTTCCGCGTTGAATTGCAGAACAATCACGTTATCCTTGCACATCTGTCAGGCAAGATGCGCAAACATTACATCAGAATCGTACCGGGCGACACTGTCCGTGTTGCACTCTCCCCTTACGACTTGACAAAAGGTCGTATCATCTACAGGGAGCATTGA
- a CDS encoding YbaK/EbsC family protein, with amino-acid sequence MVLLSFQPTMSKEKALQTLQAFGLAGKSIFFATSTATVQLAAEALSVTPGQIAKTMAFYGDKEGKSLLILLAGDINVNSGKFKRRFGFKPKMVKSEDLESYTGHMAGGVCPFGNPEGTKVYLDISLKKYTMVYPAVGTDNSAIPLSLDELGKASGSLGWVDIGKEPTAVL; translated from the coding sequence ATGGTACTGTTATCATTCCAGCCAACTATGTCAAAGGAAAAAGCACTGCAGACTCTCCAAGCCTTTGGTTTGGCAGGAAAAAGTATATTTTTTGCAACTTCCACTGCTACTGTCCAGTTGGCAGCCGAAGCGTTATCGGTTACTCCAGGACAAATAGCTAAGACAATGGCCTTCTATGGGGATAAAGAAGGAAAATCATTACTCATACTCTTGGCAGGAGACATCAATGTCAACAGCGGGAAGTTCAAACGCAGGTTCGGCTTCAAGCCGAAAATGGTAAAATCAGAAGACCTTGAATCTTATACAGGACACATGGCAGGCGGAGTCTGTCCTTTTGGTAATCCGGAAGGTACAAAGGTCTATCTTGATATATCCCTGAAAAAATATACGATGGTATATCCCGCCGTCGGCACAGACAACTCAGCCATTCCGCTGTCTCTGGATGAATTGGGAAAAGCCAGCGGAAGTCTTGGTTGGGTTGATATAGGGAAAGAACCTACTGCGGTTTTGTAA
- a CDS encoding sodium-dependent transporter produces the protein MSNQRETLGSRLGFILLSAGCAIGLGNVWRFPYIVGKYGGATFVVIYLAFLLLLGTPIMVMEFAIGRASKQNIGIALRTLEPKGTKWHLYGPIAIIGNYFLMMFYTTITGWLFAYVYHTAAGHLSNLSANQTGAYFTAITASPGPQIFWMSIAVILGFTIVSLGLQRGVEKITKLMMSALIVLMALLAINSCLLKGGAEGLRFYLRPTLAPLRNNGFGTVIFAAMGQAFFTLSLGIGSMEIFGSYIGKDHTLTGESLRVIALDTLVAIVSGLIIFPACSAFGINPGSGPSLLFVTLPNVFNQMNGGRFWGTLFFIFMSFAALSTLIAVFENIISYWIDVRKASRKKACFFNALALISLSLPCVFGFNIWSGFKPFGPGTNILDLEDFFVSTTLLPLGSLIFLLFCCSGKFGWGFNKFVTEADEGKGIKFPKGTRFYLTYFLPIIILVIFLQGYFTTFA, from the coding sequence ATGAGCAATCAGAGAGAAACATTAGGCAGCAGGCTAGGATTTATCCTGCTGTCGGCAGGTTGTGCTATCGGCTTGGGAAATGTCTGGAGATTTCCCTACATAGTTGGAAAATATGGCGGAGCTACATTTGTAGTCATTTATCTGGCCTTCCTGCTCTTGCTGGGAACTCCGATCATGGTAATGGAATTTGCAATAGGAAGGGCTAGCAAGCAGAATATCGGCATAGCACTGAGAACGCTGGAACCAAAAGGAACAAAATGGCATCTGTACGGACCGATTGCAATCATCGGAAATTATTTTCTCATGATGTTCTATACTACCATAACAGGCTGGCTTTTTGCCTATGTCTACCATACTGCAGCCGGACATCTGTCAAATCTCTCAGCCAATCAGACAGGTGCATATTTTACGGCCATCACAGCTTCTCCCGGCCCACAGATCTTTTGGATGAGCATAGCCGTCATACTTGGCTTTACCATAGTTTCATTGGGACTTCAGCGGGGAGTTGAAAAAATTACAAAATTAATGATGAGTGCTCTGATCGTACTGATGGCCCTGCTTGCCATCAATTCATGCCTGCTGAAAGGTGGCGCAGAAGGACTCAGATTCTATCTCAGACCAACACTCGCTCCTCTGCGCAACAATGGCTTCGGTACGGTAATCTTTGCTGCTATGGGTCAGGCTTTCTTCACTTTGAGCCTTGGTATCGGTTCAATGGAAATATTCGGTTCGTACATAGGAAAGGACCATACACTTACAGGGGAAAGCCTAAGGGTCATCGCCTTGGATACATTGGTTGCAATTGTCAGCGGGTTGATTATCTTTCCCGCATGCTCGGCCTTTGGCATCAACCCAGGCTCAGGACCCTCTCTCCTGTTTGTCACATTGCCGAATGTATTCAACCAAATGAACGGTGGCAGGTTCTGGGGAACTTTGTTTTTCATTTTCATGAGCTTTGCAGCACTTTCCACGTTGATTGCCGTCTTCGAGAATATAATCAGCTATTGGATCGATGTCAGAAAAGCAAGCAGAAAAAAAGCCTGTTTTTTCAATGCATTGGCTTTGATAAGTCTCTCTCTCCCCTGCGTATTCGGCTTCAACATCTGGTCAGGATTCAAGCCGTTCGGCCCTGGCACCAACATACTCGACCTTGAGGATTTCTTTGTTTCGACGACATTGCTGCCTTTGGGATCATTGATCTTCCTTCTTTTCTGCTGCAGCGGAAAATTCGGATGGGGATTCAATAAATTCGTTACGGAAGCAGACGAAGGAAAAGGCATAAAATTTCCCAAGGGCACAAGATTCTACCTCACCTATTTTCTGCCGATAATTATCCTGGTCATTTTCCTACAGGGTTATTTCACCACATTTGCATGA
- the pap gene encoding polyphosphate:AMP phosphotransferase, which produces MLADYKIKESEFSEEELKALGEKVAVLQQKVKEQQLPVMILFDGWGASGKGVAISDLINNLDPRGFKVFTNRKPTAEEMRYPVMRKFWLQAPPKGKMAIFDRSWYREVSNAIFEREDAKKHIEERFEEILDFENQMIADGYLIIKIFLDISAKKQKDRFKKLEAEESTAWRITEEDWKQNNHYETYSKIFSQMIEKTDMPRAEWYVIEAGKRKQVRYEVLKLVAGKLEAALAEKEKGIDIAAITPPLLKPTRPAPIQKLKDIDPNKKLDKDYKKELNELSQQLFLLHNELYQKKIPMVIGFEGWDAAGKGGAIRRLTHALDPRGYEVIPIASPTPTEKSHQHLWRFYEHLPKNGHITVFDRTWYGRVLVERIEGFCSQAEWERAYEEINRFEKLLTDSDTIVVKFWLQIDKDEQLRRFNVRQNTPEKQYKITDEDWRNRKKWDIYEKCVNQMLQKTNTKQAPWVIVEANNKQYARIKVLKTVISHIKQRLKEKD; this is translated from the coding sequence ATGCTGGCTGACTACAAAATCAAGGAATCAGAATTCAGTGAAGAAGAATTGAAGGCCCTGGGAGAAAAAGTTGCAGTGCTTCAGCAGAAAGTAAAGGAACAGCAGTTGCCTGTGATGATTCTGTTCGATGGTTGGGGAGCAAGCGGCAAGGGTGTGGCTATAAGTGACCTCATCAACAACCTTGACCCACGAGGGTTCAAGGTATTTACAAACAGAAAACCGACTGCAGAAGAAATGCGTTATCCCGTGATGAGGAAATTTTGGCTTCAGGCTCCTCCAAAGGGAAAAATGGCAATATTTGACCGTAGCTGGTACAGGGAAGTATCAAACGCAATCTTTGAAAGGGAAGATGCAAAGAAGCATATAGAAGAGCGTTTCGAAGAAATCCTTGATTTTGAAAACCAAATGATTGCAGATGGCTATCTCATCATCAAGATATTCCTTGACATCAGTGCAAAAAAGCAGAAAGACAGATTCAAGAAACTGGAAGCTGAAGAATCTACAGCCTGGAGAATCACCGAAGAAGATTGGAAACAAAACAACCACTATGAGACATACAGCAAGATATTTTCCCAGATGATTGAAAAAACTGACATGCCGAGAGCTGAATGGTATGTCATCGAAGCAGGGAAAAGAAAACAAGTACGCTATGAAGTCCTGAAACTTGTAGCCGGCAAACTAGAAGCTGCCCTTGCGGAAAAAGAAAAGGGAATTGATATCGCTGCCATCACGCCTCCCTTGCTTAAACCGACCAGGCCGGCACCGATACAAAAGCTCAAGGATATCGATCCGAACAAGAAGCTTGACAAGGATTACAAGAAAGAACTCAATGAACTTTCTCAGCAGCTGTTTCTTCTCCATAATGAACTTTACCAGAAAAAAATCCCAATGGTCATCGGTTTTGAGGGCTGGGATGCTGCAGGAAAAGGTGGTGCCATCAGACGTCTGACCCATGCACTTGATCCAAGAGGATATGAGGTAATTCCCATCGCTTCTCCTACACCGACGGAAAAGAGCCATCAGCACCTATGGAGATTCTATGAACATCTGCCAAAGAACGGCCATATTACCGTATTTGACCGTACATGGTATGGAAGAGTCCTCGTTGAACGAATCGAAGGATTCTGCAGCCAGGCAGAATGGGAAAGAGCCTATGAAGAAATCAACAGGTTTGAAAAGCTCTTGACAGACAGTGACACTATCGTTGTCAAATTCTGGCTTCAGATTGATAAGGATGAACAGCTGAGACGCTTCAATGTGCGACAGAACACACCGGAGAAGCAGTATAAGATTACAGATGAAGACTGGCGCAATAGAAAGAAATGGGATATCTATGAAAAATGTGTCAACCAGATGCTGCAGAAGACCAATACGAAACAGGCACCATGGGTCATCGTCGAAGCGAACAACAAACAATATGCCAGGATCAAAGTATTGAAGACCGTCATATCCCATATCAAGCAACGGCTCAAAGAAAAGGACTAG
- a CDS encoding amidohydrolase family protein has translation MSSTLLIQGGLLVDTEWTRHADILVEGSKIVHIANKIDETSLPQGTEIVHADGLCILPGLIDAHTHYHLVSRGTVTADSFREGSKLAAFGGVTTVVDFADDDKQGNLSACCKSRISAMRKEMAIDFSLHQGVYSYRPGIENELADLKKMGVRTIKIFTTYKNVGYLIDNPEELHKLFEDCKKLGMMVTVHCEDDALIESIGKDWKGGYAPSAHADLRPSEVEAAGIKTVGEIALDVGMSLYVVHLSSKKGLEMVRSLRSQGLDMIVETTPHYLFLDRSKLEGKDGPLYVMTPPLRDKEDNLALQEALINGEIQVVATDHCSFTRAQKLESHDCRTIFPGIPGTEEMLPLIHTFAFDHGAFGLSQIVNLLSTGPAKAFGLWPTKGSLRVGTDADIVLFDPDESWQLNSKTVHSAAGYTAYEGTNVTGRVKTTYLRGRLVMSEGMYLGLPGDGRFIRQKALMEKGKRWN, from the coding sequence ATGAGTAGTACTTTATTGATTCAAGGCGGTCTGCTTGTTGACACTGAGTGGACCCGACATGCAGATATCTTGGTGGAAGGTTCCAAGATCGTGCATATTGCAAACAAAATAGATGAAACCTCTCTTCCTCAAGGCACTGAGATTGTCCATGCCGATGGTCTTTGTATATTGCCTGGCCTGATCGATGCCCATACCCATTATCATCTGGTCAGCCGCGGAACGGTTACTGCCGATTCATTTCGTGAAGGTAGCAAGCTTGCGGCGTTCGGGGGAGTCACGACTGTCGTGGATTTTGCAGATGATGACAAGCAGGGAAATCTTTCTGCCTGTTGCAAATCACGTATTTCTGCTATGAGAAAGGAAATGGCAATAGACTTTTCCCTGCATCAGGGTGTCTATTCCTATCGGCCGGGCATTGAGAATGAGTTGGCTGATCTCAAGAAAATGGGCGTAAGGACTATCAAGATTTTCACGACTTATAAGAATGTCGGCTATCTGATTGATAATCCGGAAGAACTGCACAAGCTGTTTGAAGATTGCAAGAAACTTGGCATGATGGTTACGGTCCACTGTGAGGATGATGCTCTCATTGAAAGCATCGGCAAGGACTGGAAGGGAGGTTATGCTCCCAGTGCCCATGCGGACCTGAGGCCCAGTGAAGTCGAAGCTGCTGGAATCAAGACGGTGGGAGAGATTGCCCTGGATGTCGGCATGAGTCTCTATGTCGTGCATCTTTCGTCAAAGAAAGGCCTGGAAATGGTAAGGTCCCTTCGCTCCCAGGGCTTGGATATGATTGTAGAGACGACACCGCATTACCTTTTCCTTGATAGAAGCAAACTGGAAGGGAAAGATGGCCCGTTGTATGTAATGACACCTCCGCTTAGGGACAAGGAGGATAATCTTGCGCTGCAGGAAGCCTTGATCAATGGAGAGATTCAGGTCGTAGCAACGGATCATTGTTCCTTTACAAGGGCACAAAAGTTGGAAAGCCATGACTGCAGGACGATTTTCCCTGGTATCCCGGGTACAGAAGAAATGTTGCCGCTGATTCATACATTTGCCTTTGACCATGGTGCATTCGGTCTATCGCAGATTGTCAATTTGCTTTCTACTGGACCTGCCAAGGCTTTTGGTCTCTGGCCGACGAAGGGGAGCCTTCGAGTAGGGACGGATGCGGATATCGTATTGTTTGATCCGGATGAAAGTTGGCAATTGAATAGTAAGACGGTTCATTCTGCTGCAGGCTATACTGCATATGAGGGAACAAATGTCACTGGTAGAGTCAAGACGACATATCTGCGTGGGCGACTTGTCATGAGTGAGGGTATGTATCTTGGACTTCCTGGTGATGGTCGGTTCATCAGGCAAAAGGCCCTGATGGAAAAGGGCAAGCGCTGGAATTGA
- a CDS encoding Smr/MutS family protein, whose protein sequence is MSKKQKNKRADASIGKTAGNGRLSILTDDTDTFRPFSALDKTQNSFQNKQKKKTEVHDVKPQQKKKSEQVVETFASDITFADIFDSWENGRELKNIRHRSRGKDAKVKSSEVVGTQDFGSILSAWEKTGKVPQPGTVSAVSAERQGKAKQKASTYVPTKNFGEILSEFEGEGKAAVQTYDETDGTPRKEGYVSAPMKNEKAAHIAVPQGKKEEPLLTTEGETVTWSAGGARISVRKPDDKTVLPELSEKKKVKSQVYTPSKPFGQILSDYQGKKHQQEDKNVSVGQDFSDIYRLWTKDKHEDACQEKAEQISDGKIEKESSIRELRMLMPQAELDLHGETADIAGLKTHEFLARSKASGLRKISIITGKGLHNDTGKSVLREIVLSEIRLSGLVREAYTPKERYGGSGAIWVILKAK, encoded by the coding sequence ATGTCAAAGAAACAGAAAAACAAACGGGCTGATGCAAGTATAGGTAAGACGGCTGGAAACGGCCGCCTTTCCATCTTGACGGACGATACTGATACATTTCGTCCTTTTTCAGCATTGGATAAAACTCAAAATAGCTTTCAGAATAAGCAGAAGAAAAAAACAGAAGTACATGATGTCAAGCCTCAGCAGAAGAAAAAATCGGAGCAGGTCGTAGAAACATTTGCTTCTGATATTACATTTGCAGATATATTTGACAGTTGGGAAAATGGCCGGGAATTGAAAAATATTCGTCATCGTTCGAGAGGGAAGGATGCCAAGGTCAAGTCATCTGAAGTTGTCGGTACGCAGGATTTTGGATCAATTCTCTCTGCATGGGAAAAAACAGGAAAGGTTCCCCAACCGGGAACCGTATCAGCTGTATCTGCTGAAAGACAAGGTAAGGCCAAGCAAAAAGCCAGTACCTATGTTCCTACCAAGAATTTCGGTGAGATTCTCTCTGAATTTGAAGGAGAGGGAAAAGCAGCTGTACAGACTTATGATGAAACAGATGGAACACCTCGAAAGGAAGGTTATGTGAGCGCTCCCATGAAAAATGAAAAAGCTGCTCATATTGCTGTTCCCCAAGGGAAAAAAGAGGAACCTCTTTTGACTACAGAGGGAGAGACTGTGACTTGGAGTGCCGGTGGTGCTCGGATTTCCGTGCGTAAGCCGGATGATAAAACAGTTTTACCTGAATTGTCAGAAAAGAAAAAAGTAAAAAGCCAGGTATATACACCAAGCAAACCATTCGGACAGATACTCAGTGACTATCAGGGAAAGAAACATCAGCAGGAGGACAAAAATGTTTCTGTAGGTCAGGATTTCAGCGATATCTACAGACTATGGACAAAGGACAAACATGAAGATGCCTGTCAGGAAAAGGCTGAACAGATAAGTGATGGAAAAATTGAAAAAGAGTCTTCAATTCGAGAGCTACGTATGCTTATGCCTCAGGCAGAGCTTGACCTCCATGGGGAAACTGCTGATATCGCAGGTCTGAAGACGCATGAATTCCTTGCCCGCAGCAAAGCTTCAGGGCTTAGGAAAATCAGCATCATCACAGGTAAAGGCCTGCATAATGATACAGGTAAAAGCGTACTTAGGGAAATTGTCCTTTCAGAAATAAGGTTGAGCGGCTTGGTAAGAGAAGCCTATACACCAAAAGAACGCTATGGTGGCAGTGGAGCCATTTGGGTAATCCTTAAGGCAAAATAA
- a CDS encoding glycine hydroxymethyltransferase: MADNRILTEYLSEKEGKKLDAGMVAYVASLEKISEVSPLVAGRIVHELADQRTYLKLIASENFSSLPVQLAMGNLLTDKYSEGYPYHRFYAGCDNVDAIEAEACRAACELFGADHAYVQPHSGADANLCAYWAILNHKVQMPKFEEIGISNPSEMTREQWDSVRKACGNQRLLGMDYYSGGHLTHGYRQNVSAQMFDAYSYKVNKETNLLDYDEIEQMAKEIKPLILLAGYSAYPRKVNFRKLSEIAHSVGAVFMVDMAHFAGLVAGKVFTGDFEPVAWADVVTTTTHKTLRGPRGGMVLCKQEFAESVDKGCPLVIGGPLPHVMAAKCIALTEALSPAFRTYAQKIVENAKSLAQACIDDGIPILTDGTDNHLMLLDVRKFGLNGRQAEQILRLCGVTLNRNALPFDPNGPWYTSGLRIGTPAVTTLGMGAPEMKEIADVIASVLSHSKPATITKGKRAGQISKSRATCDKQIIEEAKNNILDLLGRFLLYPSLDLAFLEKHFPLTENN; encoded by the coding sequence ATGGCAGACAACAGGATTTTGACGGAATATCTATCTGAAAAGGAAGGCAAGAAGCTCGATGCAGGCATGGTAGCTTACGTTGCTTCCTTGGAAAAGATAAGTGAAGTTTCCCCTTTGGTAGCGGGAAGGATTGTACATGAACTGGCGGATCAGAGGACTTACCTGAAGCTGATTGCAAGCGAGAATTTTTCTTCATTGCCTGTACAGCTTGCCATGGGTAACCTGCTGACTGACAAATACAGCGAGGGCTATCCTTACCACCGTTTCTATGCAGGATGTGACAACGTAGACGCTATTGAAGCAGAGGCCTGTCGTGCTGCCTGTGAGCTTTTCGGTGCTGACCATGCCTATGTACAGCCCCATAGTGGTGCCGATGCCAATCTGTGTGCCTATTGGGCAATCCTGAACCATAAGGTACAGATGCCGAAATTTGAAGAAATCGGCATAAGTAATCCTTCTGAAATGACCCGGGAACAATGGGACAGTGTCCGTAAGGCCTGTGGAAACCAAAGGCTGCTTGGAATGGATTATTACAGCGGAGGTCACCTTACCCATGGTTATCGCCAGAATGTTTCAGCACAGATGTTTGATGCTTACAGCTATAAGGTAAACAAGGAAACGAATCTGTTGGATTATGATGAAATTGAACAGATGGCCAAGGAAATAAAACCGCTTATTCTTTTGGCAGGTTATTCTGCTTATCCGAGGAAGGTAAATTTCAGGAAATTGAGTGAAATTGCCCATAGTGTCGGAGCTGTATTTATGGTTGATATGGCCCATTTTGCCGGTCTTGTGGCAGGAAAGGTGTTTACAGGTGATTTTGAACCGGTTGCTTGGGCTGATGTCGTCACAACGACGACACATAAGACGCTTCGTGGACCTCGTGGTGGCATGGTACTGTGCAAGCAGGAATTCGCAGAATCCGTGGACAAAGGATGTCCTCTTGTCATCGGTGGTCCCTTGCCGCATGTCATGGCTGCCAAGTGCATAGCATTGACTGAGGCTCTTTCTCCTGCTTTCCGTACATATGCCCAAAAAATTGTAGAGAATGCGAAATCGCTGGCACAGGCTTGCATTGATGATGGTATTCCCATTCTTACCGATGGCACAGACAACCATCTCATGCTTCTTGATGTGCGTAAGTTCGGATTGAATGGTAGGCAGGCTGAACAGATCCTGAGGCTCTGCGGGGTGACACTCAATCGCAATGCCCTTCCTTTTGATCCCAATGGTCCTTGGTATACCAGTGGCCTTCGGATCGGAACTCCTGCAGTCACTACGCTTGGCATGGGAGCACCTGAGATGAAAGAAATTGCGGATGTGATTGCTTCCGTGCTCTCCCATAGCAAACCTGCAACCATTACAAAAGGAAAAAGAGCCGGACAGATTTCAAAGTCGCGGGCTACCTGTGATAAGCAGATAATCGAAGAGGCAAAGAATAATATCCTTGATCTGCTTGGAAGATTCCTTCTGTATCCTTCCCTTGATCTTGCTTTTCTCGAGAAACACTTTCCTTTGACGGAAAATAACTGA